In the Pelmatolapia mariae isolate MD_Pm_ZW linkage group LG10_11, Pm_UMD_F_2, whole genome shotgun sequence genome, TATGTTTGGTTTGGCTTGTAGTTAATCTTGAATGTATCTACAGTTTATGGGAAAagcaaacactgaaagaaaaatgGCACCAGATGCTTAGTGAGCACCTACAACTACCTAAACGTTTCATTTATCAACAGGatggaaaaaaatgtgtctttaaacTGTATCATGATTGCATTTGACCTTTATCGTTTACTCTCTGCAGATGTTCTTATCAATTGCATTTGCTGCAGTGGGTGTTGCTGGTGGCCTGTACAGTATAATTGTTGCAGTACTTGGTTTGCAGAATGGGCCTCTCTGCAAAACCGGACTGGTCTGGACAACGCCTTTTAAAGAACTCACAGGGTAAAGCACAGGAGTGACTTCCTTGTGACACATTTCATATGTTTCTCAACTCTTAGTCATTTATAAATCTCCTCTCCTGCAGTGATAGCAACTACCTGACAGACAAGACATTATGGAGCTGGTGCACAGAGCCTAAGAACATTGTGGAGTTCAACCTTGGACTGTTCAGCACTCTGCTGGTGACAAGCTGCCTGCAGGTGATCCTCTGTGCCATACAGATGATCAACGGGCTCTTTGGCTGTCTGTGTGGAACCTGCAATAAGGAAGCTCAGATCGCCTAAAAAatttataaatacaaaaaaaaaaggtaaaaatgatTTACTTCTCAGATATATGTAGAGACAATTCAGACTTCACCTCTCCTCTCTGGATTATTatgtagt is a window encoding:
- the tm4sf21a gene encoding transmembrane 4 L6 family member 4 — its product is MCTGKCSRCIAITLYPLVVISIICNIVLFFPDGDVSYAKDGHITEEVKYMGGLIGGGVLVLLPALYIHLTGKEGCCGNRCGMFLSIAFAAVGVAGGLYSIIVAVLGLQNGPLCKTGLVWTTPFKELTGDSNYLTDKTLWSWCTEPKNIVEFNLGLFSTLLVTSCLQVILCAIQMINGLFGCLCGTCNKEAQIA